The Acidimicrobiia bacterium DNA window GCTGGGCGAACACCTGCAGCGTCTCGCCCAGCACCTCCTCCTCGACGATCTCGAACGGTGCGCCCGGGCCGCAGATGGCCTTCCAGATCTCTTCCGGCAGCAGCTCGTCGTCGTGCCACCGCATCGTCACGCCCATCTCATTCGATTTGGCACGCATGCGGTCAGCCGGCCGGCGCCATGAGCGCGGCGGTGTTGTCGTGACAGATCAGCTGGATCTCGGCGTCGGCGAAGCCGGCGGCTTCGAGATCGCGCACGAACGACAGCGGCTCCACGAGGCCCTCGGTGTGCGGCCAGTCGGAGCCCATGAGCATGTGGTCGGCGCCGATGAGTTGGCCGAGTTGGTCGAGATTGTTCTCGTAGAACGGCGACACCCACACGTTGCGCGTGAACACCTCTCGCGGATTCTCGGCGAACGCGCGCGGCTGCTGCTTGTAGACCTTGCCGAGCCGCTCGAGGAGCGGTGCCACCCACTCCGAACCGGTCTCCACCGCGACGAGCTTCACCTTCGGGAAGCGCGTGATCACTCCGTGCAGGATCACCGCGGCCAGAGTGTCGGCGATCGGCGTCGCCGACATCGCCGAGCGCATCAACCGGAAGCGGAAGGCTTCGGCCTCGCCGCCTTCGCCCCACATCGCGGGGATCTGGTTGTACGCGCTGTCGCCGCCGTGGTAGCCGGCCACGATGCCGGCCTCGACGATCCGCGCCCATACCGGATCGAACACCGGGTCGCCGGGCGACTTGAAGCCCTCGGGCGTGCGCACCGGCCCGTACTGGAAGATCACGAGGCGCGCACCGCGGTCGAGCACCCACTCGAGCTCGGCCACGCACTCGTCGACGTCGGAGAGCGTGAGGTATGCCGCAGCGAAGATCCGCTCCTTGTAGTGGAAGCCCCAGTCGTCGTCGAGCCACCGGTTGAACGCCCGGAACGCGGCGCGCGCCGCGGGGAGGTCGTCGCGCAGCGCTTCCTCCATGCCCACACCGAGCGTCGGGAAAAACAGCGCGCCATCGATGCGCTGCTCGTCCATCACCTTCAGACGGATGTCGCGGTCGCGGTACGCAGGGTCGGTGGGCTCGAGCTCGCCGAACAACTCGACAACACCGGCACCAGCTTCGTTGTGCCCGCGGAAGTACTGCTCGAGGCTGCCCGGTCGAGACAGCCGGTCGAACGTAGGGTTCGGAATGAAGCGGTTGACGCGACCGCCGACGAGCAGCCGTGTCTTGCCGTCGATCTCTGCCCACTGCATCGCGCGCTTCGCGTACTCGGGCTCGATGTGACGCGTGAACGCGTCCATCGCTTCGT harbors:
- a CDS encoding amidohydrolase family protein; protein product: MSAHGELRGFDADNHYYEAMDAFTRHIEPEYAKRAMQWAEIDGKTRLLVGGRVNRFIPNPTFDRLSRPGSLEQYFRGHNEAGAGVVELFGELEPTDPAYRDRDIRLKVMDEQRIDGALFFPTLGVGMEEALRDDLPAARAAFRAFNRWLDDDWGFHYKERIFAAAYLTLSDVDECVAELEWVLDRGARLVIFQYGPVRTPEGFKSPGDPVFDPVWARIVEAGIVAGYHGGDSAYNQIPAMWGEGGEAEAFRFRLMRSAMSATPIADTLAAVILHGVITRFPKVKLVAVETGSEWVAPLLERLGKVYKQQPRAFAENPREVFTRNVWVSPFYENNLDQLGQLIGADHMLMGSDWPHTEGLVEPLSFVRDLEAAGFADAEIQLICHDNTAALMAPAG